Genomic window (Triticum dicoccoides isolate Atlit2015 ecotype Zavitan unplaced genomic scaffold, WEW_v2.0 scaffold158136, whole genome shotgun sequence):
ACTCCCGCAGTACACCGCCAGCAACCAGGAGGCATGGGGGGCGTACTTTCGGCATCGTCAGGGGCAGCGGCTCGCCTCCACCAACATGGCGCCGGTGGTGCGGGGGTCGAAGGACAACGAcggccgccgcctgtggtggggtGGCCCCGGCCGGACTCTCCACGCCATCCTCCAACACATCGAGGGAGGCAAGGAGCCGCCATTGACGTACCCTACCGCCCCGAGTCCCCGCCGGAGCGGCGGCCAATGGATGTCGCGCCGGACCAGCTCCTCCTGTTCCTCCTCCCGCTCATCCTCCCGCTCCTCCGGCTCGTCCGTGGTGTTCGGCATCATGGCCGAGCCCGCGGAGACCACCGAGACGCCACTCGGCCGGCGCACCCGCAGCGCCGTCATCGTAATCAACGAGggcgggcgcgcctcctcctcctcggctcctccctGCTTCGTCAAGGTGAAGATGGAGCCGGGCCTCGCCGTCGTGAAGACGGAGACAGGGCTCGCCGACGAGCCAGACCTCGACGATGCGGCGGCCTTGAAGTGAGCGCGTGAAGACTGGGCGCGGACGGAACTAGAGCGCCAGCGCCGCGCTCTGGAGCAGTACTCCGCTCGCCACTGTGGCCGCGACGAGggaggcgtcgtcgtcctcgacgacGATGACGCGCCGCCTCTGCCGGTGCGCCAGGGTgaccccgggcaggggtccagcagtgaCGTCCACCTCAAGGAGGATAAGAAGTATGAGGACGAAGACGGCGACTTCGGCGACCTCGCCGCGTTTTTCGGCCTGTAGTCGTCCTATTTTGTTTTTTAAGTATTTTATCTATGTAAAAATATATTTCAAATTcgccaaaataatataaatgtttcGCCGAATATTTGTCCCGTTCGCCGAATTTTAGGTTCAAAAAGTTTAAAAACAGCCGCCTGAGGCCGACCCTGGAGCCGTCCTTTGGAACCAGATCGCCCCCATGCCGATTTTTAGCGCCGGttcgcccccaggcggcgattttttgAGCCGCCTGGGGGGCCAACAGCTGAAGATGCTCTTAAGAAACGATTGGACGGGAGAGGAGAGAGACACACCTTCATGGGGAGGGAAATCAAACGGTCTTCATTGCCCCAATCGGATGACTGCCCATGGCGACCGGCCAGGCTCTCACGCCGGTCAACCGGCGCAGAGTACTGCCCTAAAATTATTACGAAAACATAATCCTATAGTATTTTATATCTGGTTTATGTATcacctattcttcttcttcttctttcaaaaaaaaaagactTCCACATCGGAAGTAGAAATCCATTCCACTGACTCTTGTGGTGTTTGCTAGTGGTGTGAAAATCAGGAATAATGCAGCGGAGACTAGACTTGTACAAAAAATCAGAAATGGTGTTCGGTGCTGGTAGAGTCATTGTGCGAAAAGTCCTAACACTATGGCGTGGTTGAGGTTGGTCTGCACACATCCACATGCCGACCTCCATCTATCTTTGAATAGGCATGTATGAAATGAATGGTAGAGCAGGAATCGGTGTCGAGTGGTTGCTGAGCCAGCCGGCCCACATACGGCACACATCGACATCGGCGGCTGGGAACGCGTGCTTCCTCGTCATGGACGACGGACGAGGGACGACCTAGCcaaaataaaatttaaaaaggCCGCATCTGGTCTCCCTCACTCTCTACCTTGCCCCTTGCTGGGAAAAAACAAAAATCCACAGCACCACGCCCTCGTCTCCACAGCACCGCGCGCAACCCATGGCGAGTAGTACCTATGTTATTGCCTCTATTGGCTGGGGCATGGCCGCGCTGGGCTGGTTCGTGGCGCCCACCCTCAACCTTTTCGTTCCCAAGATCCCTTCCTGGCTCAGCTGCGACGTGTCCAAGAAGCTCCGGGAGCTGGAGATCCACATCATGCCGGAGTTAGAGAAGACGCTGCAGGCCGTGGATCAAGAGAGGATGATAAAGAGAGGAGATGAAATGGGAAGGAAATCCGACGTGGCGGCCCTGGACAAGATGGCGGCCATGCTGAGGCACGCTCGGGAGGATGCGGAAGACATCTTGGATGATCACCAAGACATCGAGTTGTACCGCTTCAGATTTTGGCGTCGTCTCTGCCTCATCGTGCAGAACGATATTGACCGCTTCAATAGGAGCTGTCTGGTGATTGCACGCATCGTCCGGAGGGGATGGGTTCGAGTCAACTGGACTATCGCACCCATCATCCGGAGAAATGCATTCATCGTCAGCAGAAAATCAGAGGGTGTACTTCACGTGGCTGCCAGTGCTGTGGCCACCTGCATTACTCACTTCAACAAGAGCTTCAGGAGCGGATCAGCTCGGCTACTGCGGCGGGCGCGGAACATCTCCTTGCTGAGACAAGAGGATGTACTCCCTCGGACAACCAATACTGTTGCGCCCTCCCATGAGACCGTGCCAGTGATTACCAGTTCTGTGGCCTCGGATGGACCAGTTCCCCTGACTACCAGTGTTGCGGCCTCCCATGGACCGGTTCTGGCGGCTACAAATGATGTCCCCTCAGACGAACCTGTCCCGCATAACTCGGTGGGTGCTGCCTCACAAGAATCAGTTCCAGAGCCTACCAATGTTGCTGTTTCAGACGAATTAAGAGTTCCGGTGATTGCACGCTCGAATTCAGAGTCGAGCTCCTTAGCTTTCAATGAGGGTGCGGTCTTAGATGAACAAGCGGTTCCAGTCACTGCATCTTCTGATTCCATTTGgtggggcctctcttgctggtgcaACTCCTTCAACTTCTTCAAGAACTGTTGTAGGTCCATATTATATTTGACAGATCATGCAATTAAGGCCGCTCACACTTATCAGGGGTGCTCCTATGACGTGGTTGGCATCACAGATTACCAGGTAACCCCCAGTTTCATCGCCCACTCCTCATCTCATATGCTCTCTATCTCTATGAACATGTGTCAGGATATTCCTTTTTCAATTCTTTTGTTATTTCTGGGAGATATGTTGTGGGAAAATAATAATAATCAGTGTAATTATCTTATTTCACACAAGTCATTGATGTCAAAAAGGGAAATAAAACAACACATGCTACGAACTTGTATTTGACAATTGAATACATTTGATGGATAACCAATTGAACATGCATGATTGCCAATTTGATGGTTGGTTTATAAGAGAATCTCATGGCGCACTGATCCGCCTTATCTGACGTAAGTTACAAAATTGTCGATTTGCGTCGTAATACTATGTTGTGCACAAATTTTTCCAGCATGTAAGCATGCTTATGGCAGGCCTCCATGCAAAATTTGAAGGAATTCAGACACCTAAAGCACGTTGCGTC
Coding sequences:
- the LOC119344183 gene encoding uncharacterized protein LOC119344183, with amino-acid sequence MASSTYVIASIGWGMAALGWFVAPTLNLFVPKIPSWLSCDVSKKLRELEIHIMPELEKTLQAVDQERMIKRGDEMGRKSDVAALDKMAAMLRHAREDAEDILDDHQDIELYRFRFWRRLCLIVQNDIDRFNRSCLVIARIVRRGWVRVNWTIAPIIRRNAFIVSRKSEGVLHVAASAVATCITHFNKSFRSGSARLLRRARNISLLRQEDVLPRTTNTVAPSHETVPVITSSVASDGPVPLTTSVAASHGPVLAATNDVPSDEPVPHNSVGAASQESVPEPTNVAVSDELRVPVIARSNSESSSLAFNEGAVLDEQAVPVTASSDSIWWGLSCWCNSFNFFKNCCRSILYLTDHAIKAAHTYQGCSYDVVGITDYQENATALDSVLTVISRRNLKKKIEKVETIVSEVKKSSLLGAGSKSTLRDTANKNRSNIRTTSKRRVFGREAMREDIMAKLRETPPSSSTSPCYSVIGIYGIAGSGKTTFARYTRDYIEEECKEEGLFDTIMCIHMSETFSVDDIFHDMLKDITKDRHSNISDRE